In the Bacillota bacterium genome, ATTAAAACCTAGACATCTTGATTTTCTTCTTACTTTTAATACTTTGTAAACAGCATTCTTTGTAACATGTGAATCTCCCCTAATCCCTTTAATATTTATAATCTGTCGCATTAGCATTATGGCTATATTAGTAAAAAAAAAGAGACGGTCTATCGACCGTCTCTTTTTATTTGAGATAAAATTATTCAGCGTCTAAAGAATTAACCTGCTGTGAAGGAGTGGTGAATACGTAAATCGCATCAAGAACACGATTTCCGGATTTAAGATCCTTTGACCAATGATATACAGCCATGTATGTGCTGTATGTTGAAGATGCAGTCAGATCAGCTTTAGAACCAACAACTGGTTCAACCTGAGCCATAGCGTTAGCAAATGTCTTACCAGTAAGAGTTACAGGAGCGTAATCGTCTATTGTGTAAACAAGTGTATCGGTGTCAGCTGTGAAGTAACTTGAGGAAGAACCAATTACAACGTTTGATACTGAGTAATCATTGCTTACGCCTATAGCAGAAACATCACCAAACTCAACGTAAGATCCATAAGTGGATTTTACATAACCGAAGCCCCAACCGTAAAGTGAATCTTCTGTCGGATAAGTTGTTACAGGTGTAACAGCAGAAATCTTATTATCAGATGTTAACTGAACAGTAGCGAAGTTACCAACAGCAGTGTTAAGAGCATTCTTAATTACAGTAGTTGTTGTGGTAGCCTCTTCAATTGTATAAAGAGTCTGGATCTGGCCCTTAACCGCAAGGTTAACGCCGTATTTCTGATAGCCCTTCTGAGAACCGGATTCAATAGAGTAGCTGATGATCTGAGCATAATCCTGATTCGGGGTTATATAAACTACTGGACTATCCTTTGATACTTCAATTGCTAAAACAACAGATTCATTTGTTGTCTTATTTACCTGAACAAGAACGGTTCCTATAGCGCCTGTAAGAGCAGGAATATCAGAACCTGTGTAAACTTTGTCAGTAAGAGTTGTAGTATCATACATATAAGCGGTAGTTCCATTGTTCATAAAGCCTTTAATCGAATTATCAATGCTTACTGCCTGATTTCCTGTGTCAACCTGAAGATTATTAGTGGTATAAGCTTTATAATCATATCCTGTTACACTAATAGCCTGACCAGCTGTGCCTAATGTTGAAATCTCATAGATAGTATCCTCGCTTGTCGGGATAACATCAAAGCGAACTGCTCTGTCAAGGTAGCAAGTAGCATCATAATCAGCCTGTGTGCCATATGCTGTAGAATATTTGCCATTAGTATTTAGGAAGCCCTTGTCAACATCAAACCACTTATTGCCGTTTGTTGCATCTGTTACGTTAAGAGCGTAACCAGAAGATGCTGCAAGTTTAGCTGTTTCCATGTTGTAAGTTTTAGATGTGCCGTCAGACTTAGTAATTGTAATTGTATGAGTCTGAATACCAGTACCGTTAGTGCTGGATACTGCAGTTACAACGCCGATCTCACCGATCTGCTGTGTGCCAACAGCACCATTAGCGTATACGATATTACCAGCTGTGTCAAGAGTGATATCATATTCTTCATCAAGAACTAAATCGCTTAAGTTAACACCAGTATTGCTATAGTCAGATGCTGCAGCATAAGCTGTGTCACCGAACTTATAGTAAGCAGGTTTCTTAGCAGTTGCGGCTGTAAAGCCCTTATAAAGAACAGAAGTAATTGTTTTAGCTGGTGTGATGTCAAGAACTAAACTGCCGTCATATGCAACACCTTTAACGTTTATATCAACAGCATCATTAACTTTAGCACCATCATAAATATTAACGAGTTTCATGCCGTCAGCAGTAACCATCTTCTTTGAGCCGTCAATGGTTGTGCCAGAAATGCCTACCATAGGAACAGTAATGTTTGTGTTAAGAGCGGAAACTGTACCACCGTTAACAGTTGGCTCAACAAGGATTGTGTAGTATTTTGTATCTACAGCAGCATCAGTTGACTTATTAGCAATAAATGTAATTGTATCATCAGTTGCTGTTCCAAAATATTTAGCCCATGTTGTAGGACCTTCATCAGTTCCTAATGTTATAGGATTAATGTCTTTACCAACATACTTGGTTCCGTTGATTGCATACTCTTTCATTGTTGTTGATGCGAAATCATTTGCAGT is a window encoding:
- a CDS encoding S-layer homology domain-containing protein → MTNLKKVLSLVLVFAMVISFATITSAGTAFPDVQDSATFAPAISLLKSLDVVAGDDKGNFNPEATITRAEFSKILFVLMNGTSNASMFVGPSDFDDVSANSWYTGYINWASNENIVGGKGNGKFAPDDNVTIQEAAKMIIVALTGKSTLAWPYGFISEANKTNINLFLNTGITDTSIPAQRQIIAQMAKQAIFATDVAKFYTYGDTGTITERGTVAKNVFGLKTAVTTLNGSSADIAASTKITKTSNTQYPTEQVDLFPVTYTAATSTTAAVYGVDTTSPFVYAGDTTGLEMRLVNVYFKDVNNNNILDQTDTIINMSKHMYNKELTFKASQATVEKVLGVNHYYITDANGTKTELTANDFASTTMKEYAINGTKYVGKDINPITLGTDEGPTTWAKYFGTATDDTITFIANKSTDAAVDTKYYTILVEPTVNGGTVSALNTNITVPMVGISGTTIDGSKKMVTADGMKLVNIYDGAKVNDAVDINVKGVAYDGSLVLDITPAKTITSVLYKGFTAATAKKPAYYKFGDTAYAAASDYSNTGVNLSDLVLDEEYDITLDTAGNIVYANGAVGTQQIGEIGVVTAVSSTNGTGIQTHTITITKSDGTSKTYNMETAKLAASSGYALNVTDATNGNKWFDVDKGFLNTNGKYSTAYGTQADYDATCYLDRAVRFDVIPTSEDTIYEISTLGTAGQAISVTGYDYKAYTTNNLQVDTGNQAVSIDNSIKGFMNNGTTAYMYDTTTLTDKVYTGSDIPALTGAIGTVLVQVNKTTNESVVLAIEVSKDSPVVYITPNQDYAQIISYSIESGSQKGYQKYGVNLAVKGQIQTLYTIEEATTTTTVIKNALNTAVGNFATVQLTSDNKISAVTPVTTYPTEDSLYGWGFGYVKSTYGSYVEFGDVSAIGVSNDYSVSNVVIGSSSSYFTADTDTLVYTIDDYAPVTLTGKTFANAMAQVEPVVGSKADLTASSTYSTYMAVYHWSKDLKSGNRVLDAIYVFTTPSQQVNSLDAE